The Pantoea vagans genome includes a window with the following:
- a CDS encoding YfhL family 4Fe-4S dicluster ferredoxin: protein MALLITTKCINCDMCEPECPNQAISLGEAIYEIDVDRCTECVGHYDVPTCQSVCPIDNTIISDPQHPESREALWEKFVVLNV, encoded by the coding sequence ATGGCGTTATTGATCACCACGAAATGCATCAACTGTGATATGTGCGAACCTGAATGCCCAAACCAGGCGATCAGCTTAGGGGAGGCGATCTATGAGATTGATGTCGACCGCTGCACAGAATGCGTGGGCCATTATGATGTGCCGACCTGCCAAAGCGTCTGCCCGATTGATAACACCATCATTTCGGACCCACAGCACCCTGAAAGTCGCGAGGCGCTGTGGGAGAAATTTGTGGTCTTAAATGTCTAA
- a CDS encoding MurR/RpiR family transcriptional regulator, with translation MSSLLRIRQLYPRLALNERRLADFLLSQPDRARHLSSQKLAEESGVSQSSVVKFAQKLGYKGFPALKLALSESLADRDAITVHNHILSDDPLKVVGEKLLTEKISAIRATLDINSEEKLLQTLQLLKNANRILLVGIGASGLVAKDFSWKLMKIGINAVAEQDMHALLASVQAMAPGDVLLTISYTGERREINLAAQEAAQLGVDVLAFTGFTPNSLQQCASVCLYTVAEEQSTRSAAISSTSAQLALTDLLFMALVQNDPERASSHIRHSEELVKKLV, from the coding sequence TCATTGCTGCGAATTCGCCAGCTTTACCCTCGACTGGCGCTGAATGAGCGTCGGCTGGCGGATTTTTTGCTGTCGCAGCCGGATCGGGCACGGCATCTGAGTTCGCAAAAACTGGCTGAGGAATCGGGTGTCAGCCAGTCTAGCGTGGTGAAATTCGCCCAGAAACTGGGCTACAAAGGTTTTCCGGCGTTAAAGCTGGCGCTGAGTGAATCGCTGGCCGATCGTGACGCCATTACGGTTCATAACCATATCCTCAGCGATGACCCGCTCAAAGTAGTGGGTGAGAAGTTGCTGACAGAAAAGATCTCCGCAATCCGCGCCACGCTGGATATCAACAGCGAAGAGAAGCTGTTACAGACGCTGCAACTGCTGAAAAACGCCAACCGCATTTTGTTGGTCGGGATTGGCGCATCGGGGCTGGTGGCGAAAGATTTCTCGTGGAAGCTAATGAAGATTGGCATCAACGCGGTGGCCGAGCAGGATATGCATGCTTTACTGGCGAGCGTGCAGGCGATGGCTCCGGGCGATGTCTTGCTGACGATCTCCTACACCGGTGAACGTCGGGAAATCAATCTTGCCGCGCAGGAAGCCGCGCAGTTGGGTGTAGATGTGCTGGCGTTTACCGGCTTCACCCCTAACTCATTGCAGCAGTGTGCGTCTGTCTGCCTCTACACCGTGGCTGAAGAGCAGAGCACACGCAGTGCGGCCATCTCTTCAACCAGCGCACAGTTGGCGTTGACCGACCTGCTGTTTATGGCGCTGGTTCAGAACGACCCAGAACGCGCGTCGAGCCATATTCGCCACAGTGAAGAGTTGGTGAAGAAGCTGGTTTGA